From the Sphingobacteruim zhuxiongii genome, the window CAAAGTGCGATTTGCATTCCCTTTGTCCAAAATTGTCTGTGTTTACTTTTGTTTTTCAAAATATATTTAAACTTACTTCCGATTGTCTAACCTATTGCTGCGCAATTGCCTCATTTCCTTGTTTGTAACGTCTGATAGCATCTACCAAATTCTTTACAATTTCTGCTTGTCCAACCTCCGAGAGCATGTAACTCTCTTCATCAGGGTTGCTAATAAAGCCAATTTCAGTTAAGACAGCTGGCATACTTGCGCCCGCTAAAACAGCTAGTGATAATTCTTGCACGCCACGGTCAAGACGTCCTTTGCCGACGTATTCATTTTGAACGTACGATGCAAATTTAATGCTTTTTTCTCTATAAGTCCTTTTTAACAAGGAGAAGATAATATAAGAAGAGGGGTCATTAGGATCAAACCCATTATAATTCTCTTGATAGTTTTCTTCCATTAAGATATCGGCATTTTCTCGCATGGCGACATCTGACTCTCCACGTTGTAATCTATTGTAACCACAAACAAAGGTCTCCGTACCAGAAACGCCAGGACGATAAATCGTTCGGGTGCTGTATCGGCCGTTTTTACCTTTTACACGTTGGTCTGAATTCGCAGAATTACAATGAATGGAAATAAATAGATCCGCATGATTACGATTAGCAATATTCGAACGCTCGTGAAAAGGAACATCTATATCCGATTCGCGAGTAAGAATTGCTTTCACGCCAGGGAGTTCTTTTTCGATAGCTTCTTTTAATTTCAATGAAACTTGCAAGACAATATCTTTTTCCGCAGAGTTCTTACCATAAGCGCCAGGTAGTTTACCACCATGTCCCGGGTCAATAACGACAAGCTTGAAAGTTTTATTATTTGCCACTTGTTGCGGTTCCAAATCCGACTTGGAATAACCTGTGTAATTTCCGATTAAAAATAAGGGGGCAGCAATTCCAATAATTGCTAATACTAATTTGGTTGATTTCCTAGAATTCATCACTATTTTCAAATTATATTATCTATCAACGCCTTTCAAACTCACAAATTGTTAAATATGATTAAGTTTGTCGAAATCCTCACTTAAGTAATGGATTTTTGACTATTTTTGCCAACAAGAGTTTAAAATTAGCACAAAAATAACATTCATAATTCATTTTGAAGGCTTTAAGTTGTTTTTTCCATATCCTGTTTTTTCTTTTAGCCGGAGTGGCCTCCTTACAGGCACAGGAAGAGACTACATTGAAACGAGCTACCGTTACACAAGATACCTCTAAAAAGCTACAAGATTCAACTTTATTAACGCAAGATAGTAGTAAAAATAACTTTCGGGAAGTGACAGGGCAGGATACTGTCGTCATGAAAGATAGTTCGGGTCTAGAAACAACGGTAAGCATTGTCGCGAATGACTCTTCATGGAATGAGGTAAGTAAAAATATACTTCACCTATTTAAGGGGGCAAAAGTAAAGTATCAAAACTTTGAATTGGCCGCCGATTATATCCGCTTAGATCGTAATACCAATGTTTTATTTGCTTCTGGAGTAATAGACCACAATGGCAAGTATGTCGGGCGCCCGGTTGTTATTATGCCAGGTGAGGGGCCAATTGCTGTTGACTCCTTGCTCTATAATTATAAAAGTCAAATTCCTAAAACCTTTGGCGTAATGACAGAGGTTGATGGCGCATTTATACAAGCGCGTGAAGTGCGAAAGAACATCTATGATGAGACCTCACTTTACAAAGGCTTATACAGTACATGTAATCTTCCTTATCCGCATACGCACTTTGGTATTCAAATTTCGAAGGGCGTAATTACCGACAAACAAATTATTGCAGGACCTTCTTATTTGGTGGTAGAGAATATTCCATTGAAATTTCTTGCTATTCCTTTCGGGTTCTTCCCTAAACAAGATAAAAAGAGTAGTGGTTTCCTATTTCCTTCTTTTGGTGAAGATGCTGCGCGTGGATTCTCTATGCGTGATTTAGGATGGTATTTGACGTTCAACGATTATTGGGACACCGAATTTCGCGGGAACTTATATTCAAAAGGTTCTTGGGAAGCGAGTATGCGTACGCAGTATATGGTAAACTATAAGTACAATGGTAACTTTGCTTTACGTTACGGCTCTACGGTAAGTGGGGTAGAGGGTACTCAGAACTTTGGACGAAATAAGGATTTCAACGTAACATGGAATCATACACAACGTCAAGAAGCAAATCCTGGAACATCATTTACAGCATCAGTAAACTTTGGTACAAGTTCATATTTTAGAAATACTGCGGCGAATGGTACATACGATATCAGTCAAATTACCAACAACCGAATGAACTCTTCCATTGCTTATGGAAAGGTTTTCTCTGATGGGAAAATTAATTTCACGTCCAGCTTGCGCCATGATCAAAACTTGGCAACGGGCGATATCTCGTTAGAGTTACCTCAGATCAGTTTGAACGTTTCGACATTCAACCCGTTCGATTCAAAAGACCGTATAGGGGAACAAAAGTGGTATCAACGTATTACTGTTGGGTATAGCTTGCAAGCTAGAAACTTTGTATCTACTAAAGATTCCATCTTGTTTAAGAATAATTTCTTTGGACAATTTACGAATGGTTTCCAACATAACATCCCAGTTAGCTTAAGTTTGAATGTATTAAAGTATTTCCAGTTTAATACTTCGATGAATTATACAGAGCGTTGGTATTTTCAATCTATCGAGAATCGTTTAGTTAATGAAATAAATGGTTACTCTACTGTAAAGGATACGATTCAAGGTTTTAAACGTGCTTATGATTATTCGGTATCTAGTGGATTATCAACGAAAATATACGGTAACTATAAACGTGGTATAGGTAAGATTCAGCAGATGCGACATGTGATGACGCCTTCCATCAACGTGAATTATCGTCCAGATTTTGGTGCTGAGAAGTTTGGCATTTATAAGGACTATACGGATGAGAATGGTGCCTACAGAAGGTATTCAATTTTTGAAAACGCGATTTACGGATCTCCATCGATGGGTAAATCAATGGGTATTGGTTTCTCAATTGATAATACGTTAGAGGCTAAGATTCGTGACGACAAAGATTCGACCGGTACAGGGGTTAAGAAGATTCCATTGATTCAAGGCTTAACTTTCAGTGGAAATTACAATGTTGCAGCCGATTCATTAAAGTTATCACCGATTAGTTTTTCGGGAAGAACCTCATTATTCGATCAGAAGATTAATATCAATTTTAACGGTAGTTTTGATCCGTATAGCTACGATAAGTACTCGGGGCAACGAATTGATCGCTATATGGTGAAAGACGGAAAGTTAGCGCGTTTAACAAACTTCGGTTTATCGTTTGACTACAGTTTCAACCCTAAAGCATCGAAAAGTAGAAACAATAATATTGATTCATTACGTAACAGTATGCCGGCGATGACGGATGAGCAAACGCAGGCACTTGCACGTATTAGTACGGATCCTAATGCCTTTGTCGATTTCAATATTCCATGGAACTTATCGGGTTCCTTCAGTTTCAATTATTCAACGATATTTGATCGTGATTTGCAGGAAATGAAACCGAACATTACGAGTACAGTCAATTTACATGGTGATTTTAACATGACACCGAAGTGGAAAGTTCAATTTAATACTGGATTTGACTTTGTGCGTATGGAATCATCGATGTCGCAAATAAGTATTTATCGGGATCTTCACTGTTGGGATATGTCTGTTGGCTGGGTGCCATTCGGACGTTATAAGAGTTTTAACGTGACCATTCGAGCGAAAGCTTCGATACTTCAAGATTTGAAATTAACAAAGCGTAACAGTCACTTTACCTATTAATCACTTAAAACCAATATGCCATGAAAGCAGAGATTATTACCACCGGTGATGAAATTTTGCTAGGGCAAATTGTCGATACCAATTCGGCATGGATGGCACAAGCCTTATTGTCCTTGCAAATCCAAATAGCACAAATCACCTCTATTTCTGATCGCGAAGAGCATATCTTAGAAGCACTAAGTAATGCAACGCAGCGTGCGGATTTAATCATCTGTACAGGTGGCTTAGGCCCAACAAAGGATGATATTACCAAGCTAACTGCTGCGAAATTCTTTCAAACTAGCTTAGTCCGAAATGAAGGTGTGTTAACGCATGTTCGTGGAATTTTTGAGAAGTTTAACAGAACGATGCCTGATATTAATTTAGGACAAGCGGATGTTTTATCAAATGGGGAAGTCCTATTCAATGATTGGGGCACAGCACCAGGTATATGGGTAGCTCATGAAGGTAAAGTTTATGTCTTTCTACCGGGGGTTCCTTTCGAGATGAAGAATCTGATGAGCCACCGTGTTCTGCCTAAGCTTCAGGAGTTCAATAGCCAAGAGAAGATCGCGATTCGTTATATCTTAACAGTAGGGATTGGAGAGTCACATTTGGCGGAGCAGATTGCTGATATTGAAGATGCCTTTCCTCCACATATACATTTAGCTTATCTCCCAAAGATCGGCTTAGTCCGTCTGCGAATATCTGCAAGCGGATCGGATATGGTTCAATTGGAAGAGGAATTAGATCATTATGCAAAATTATTGATTAATCGTGTTGGCGATGCGGTTGTTGCTCACGATGATATTAGTTTTGAAGAAGCTATTGTCCGATCATTCGTAGAATCTAAAGAGACTTTAGCGACGGCTGAAAGTTGTACGGGAGGAAATGTTGCGAAGCAGATTACAGAGATTGCTGGTGCAAGCGCAATGTTCCAGGGTGGTATCGTCGCATATGCAAACCAAGCAAAAGAGCATTTGTTGCATGTGGAACATTCGGTCTTAGCGCAATATGGAGCAGTCAGTGAGGAGACGGTTATTCAAATGGCTCGTGGAGCACAAAAGCAATTAGGTGCGAGCTACGCCATTGCGACGAGTGGTATTGCTGGACCGGGCGGCGGAACGGAAGAAAAGCCTGTGGGCACCGTTTGGGTTGCTATCGCGGGAAAAACAGAAGTAAAAACAAAATTGTTTCAGTTCCATCAGGATCGGATTCTCAATATCGAGCGAACAACAGCTCAATCTTTGCTGATGTTGTGGAATTTATTTCAAAAAGAAAAAGGCATTTAACAAAATTATATTTTAAACATCGGTATTTGGAAAATATCTAATTCTGTTTACTTGATAGTTTAGTATTAATAAGTAACTTAGTATTTCAAACAATCGAAATAATAATAGATGGCTATATATAAACTTTTACTCCCAAAAATGGGGGAAAGCGTGTCTGAAGCTACGTTGACCAATTGGTTAAAACAAGTTGGAGATCAGATTAATGAAGACGATGCAGTAGCCGAAATTGCGACGGATAAAGTTGATTCTGAGGTGCCTTCGCCAGTTTCTGGTAGATTAAAAGAGCGATTGTTCGAAGAGAATCAAGTAATTCAAGTTGGCGATGTTATTGCCCTTATTGAAGTCGACGGTGAAGAAATAGAAGAAGTGGTAGAGAACATTTCTGCGGAATTAGTTACCGAAGAAGAAGTTCAGCAGTCAAATGTCGAGGATCTAGCTACTGAGATCCCTGCAGAGGAAGTATCCATTCCTGGTATTTCTCAAATTCAAGAATCACATCATAATGAAACCGTAAATAGCGAACCTATGCAACATGGTATTCGCTTCTATTCTCCGTTAGTGAGAAATATAGCCCAACATGAAGGTATTAGTCAGCAGGAGTTAGATACAATTCCTGGTACAGGTGCTGAAGGTCGTGTAACGAAAGAGGATGTGTTGAAGTTTATTCAACAACGCACGAATACAGGACAAATCCCCACAAATGCGTTAGAGCCTAAGCAGCATAGTTCGGAGAAATCGGCTTCAGTTGAAGCTCCAGTTCCAACACCAGCAGCTCAGGTAGTTCGAGCAAGCAATACTGATGAGGTTATTGAGATGGATCGTATGCGTCGTCTAATTTCCGATCATATGGTAAATAGTGTGAAGACTTCTCCACACGTGTTTTCAGTGGTAGAAGCGGACGTTACTGGTCTTGTAAACTGGCGCAATAAAGTTAAAGATGATTATAAAAAGCGTGAGGGTGAGAATATCACATTTACGCCTTTAATTATTGAAGCAATAGCAAAGGCTATTAAAGACTTTCCTCTCATCAATGTTTCTGTTGATGGATATAACATCATCCGTAAGAAGAACATCAACATAGGAATGGCAGCTGCGCTACCAACGGGAAATTTAATTGTTCCTGTTATCAAGAATGTTGATCAATTAAGCTTATCGGGCATTAGTCGCTCTGTAAATGATCTTGCTAATCGTTCTAGAGCAAATAAATTAAAACCTGACGATACACAAGGAGGTACATTTACTTTTACTAATATTGGGGCATTCGGTAATATTATTGGTATGCCAATTATCAATCAACCTCAGGCGGCAATTCTTGCCGTAGGAACGATCAAAAAGAAACCTGCAGTATTAGAAACCGAACAGGGCGATGTGATAGCAATACGTCATATGATGTATCTTTCGATGTCGTATGATCATCGTGTGATTGACGGTGCTTTGGGCGGATCGTTTATTCGCAGAGTTGCAGATTACTTGGAGAATTGGGATATCAATAGAATCGTCTGAATCCCACGTAATACTGAAATTTAAAACATATTACCTTTATATAAAAAAGCGTCCTATTTGCATATAGTTAAATGCAAATAGGACGCTTTTTTTATGTTTATGCTGTGTGAACAAGAAATGAAAGAACATGTTTCACTAGAACGATGCTCGACCTTGGCAAGCTTTTTAAGCCGCGATATTTCTATTCAAATCTATTTCTCGTCTTTTGATTATATGTCTATATCTTAAGTAAAGAAGAATTGAAGATGTTAGTAGACCGAGTGTAAGTCCATACCATATACCTTTAACGCCGATACCTGTTTTCACTCCAAGGAAATAGGCTACTGGGAGTCCAATGATCCAGTAAGCGAAAAATGTAATGAAAGTCGGAATGTTTA encodes:
- a CDS encoding competence/damage-inducible protein A gives rise to the protein MKAEIITTGDEILLGQIVDTNSAWMAQALLSLQIQIAQITSISDREEHILEALSNATQRADLIICTGGLGPTKDDITKLTAAKFFQTSLVRNEGVLTHVRGIFEKFNRTMPDINLGQADVLSNGEVLFNDWGTAPGIWVAHEGKVYVFLPGVPFEMKNLMSHRVLPKLQEFNSQEKIAIRYILTVGIGESHLAEQIADIEDAFPPHIHLAYLPKIGLVRLRISASGSDMVQLEEELDHYAKLLINRVGDAVVAHDDISFEEAIVRSFVESKETLATAESCTGGNVAKQITEIAGASAMFQGGIVAYANQAKEHLLHVEHSVLAQYGAVSEETVIQMARGAQKQLGASYAIATSGIAGPGGGTEEKPVGTVWVAIAGKTEVKTKLFQFHQDRILNIERTTAQSLLMLWNLFQKEKGI
- a CDS encoding dihydrolipoamide acetyltransferase family protein, which produces MAIYKLLLPKMGESVSEATLTNWLKQVGDQINEDDAVAEIATDKVDSEVPSPVSGRLKERLFEENQVIQVGDVIALIEVDGEEIEEVVENISAELVTEEEVQQSNVEDLATEIPAEEVSIPGISQIQESHHNETVNSEPMQHGIRFYSPLVRNIAQHEGISQQELDTIPGTGAEGRVTKEDVLKFIQQRTNTGQIPTNALEPKQHSSEKSASVEAPVPTPAAQVVRASNTDEVIEMDRMRRLISDHMVNSVKTSPHVFSVVEADVTGLVNWRNKVKDDYKKREGENITFTPLIIEAIAKAIKDFPLINVSVDGYNIIRKKNINIGMAAALPTGNLIVPVIKNVDQLSLSGISRSVNDLANRSRANKLKPDDTQGGTFTFTNIGAFGNIIGMPIINQPQAAILAVGTIKKKPAVLETEQGDVIAIRHMMYLSMSYDHRVIDGALGGSFIRRVADYLENWDINRIV
- a CDS encoding putative LPS assembly protein LptD encodes the protein MASLQAQEETTLKRATVTQDTSKKLQDSTLLTQDSSKNNFREVTGQDTVVMKDSSGLETTVSIVANDSSWNEVSKNILHLFKGAKVKYQNFELAADYIRLDRNTNVLFASGVIDHNGKYVGRPVVIMPGEGPIAVDSLLYNYKSQIPKTFGVMTEVDGAFIQAREVRKNIYDETSLYKGLYSTCNLPYPHTHFGIQISKGVITDKQIIAGPSYLVVENIPLKFLAIPFGFFPKQDKKSSGFLFPSFGEDAARGFSMRDLGWYLTFNDYWDTEFRGNLYSKGSWEASMRTQYMVNYKYNGNFALRYGSTVSGVEGTQNFGRNKDFNVTWNHTQRQEANPGTSFTASVNFGTSSYFRNTAANGTYDISQITNNRMNSSIAYGKVFSDGKINFTSSLRHDQNLATGDISLELPQISLNVSTFNPFDSKDRIGEQKWYQRITVGYSLQARNFVSTKDSILFKNNFFGQFTNGFQHNIPVSLSLNVLKYFQFNTSMNYTERWYFQSIENRLVNEINGYSTVKDTIQGFKRAYDYSVSSGLSTKIYGNYKRGIGKIQQMRHVMTPSINVNYRPDFGAEKFGIYKDYTDENGAYRRYSIFENAIYGSPSMGKSMGIGFSIDNTLEAKIRDDKDSTGTGVKKIPLIQGLTFSGNYNVAADSLKLSPISFSGRTSLFDQKININFNGSFDPYSYDKYSGQRIDRYMVKDGKLARLTNFGLSFDYSFNPKASKSRNNNIDSLRNSMPAMTDEQTQALARISTDPNAFVDFNIPWNLSGSFSFNYSTIFDRDLQEMKPNITSTVNLHGDFNMTPKWKVQFNTGFDFVRMESSMSQISIYRDLHCWDMSVGWVPFGRYKSFNVTIRAKASILQDLKLTKRNSHFTY
- a CDS encoding N-acetylmuramoyl-L-alanine amidase family protein codes for the protein MNSRKSTKLVLAIIGIAAPLFLIGNYTGYSKSDLEPQQVANNKTFKLVVIDPGHGGKLPGAYGKNSAEKDIVLQVSLKLKEAIEKELPGVKAILTRESDIDVPFHERSNIANRNHADLFISIHCNSANSDQRVKGKNGRYSTRTIYRPGVSGTETFVCGYNRLQRGESDVAMRENADILMEENYQENYNGFDPNDPSSYIIFSLLKRTYREKSIKFASYVQNEYVGKGRLDRGVQELSLAVLAGASMPAVLTEIGFISNPDEESYMLSEVGQAEIVKNLVDAIRRYKQGNEAIAQQ